The genomic window CGAATGGGCATAAGCGCCGCAGGCGCACCTTAACTGTTACCTGTTAACTGTTACCTGTTAACTGTTAACTGGCAGCGCCTTGCGCTGCCTTACATTTCCCCTGCTAAGTGCATGATGATGCTCGCAGCGGCAACGGGGGCTGTTTCGCAGCGGAGAATGCGTGCGCCTAAGCCTGTCAGCTCGCCGCCTGCGGATACGAAAGCGTCTGCCTCGGCCTGCTCAAAGCCGCCCTCGCTGCCGATAAACAGGGCTATCCTCTGCCCACGGGATATGCCTGCATCGGATAACGAAGCGCCGCCTTTCTCGTAGCACATGAGCGCCTTGTCAAAGGAAGACAGCCTGCCTGTCAGCTCGCTTAAAGATATTATTCCGCTGACCCTGGGTATTATTCCCCTGCCGCACTGCTTGGCGGCTTCCAATGACACCTTGTTGAGCCGCTCCAGCCGCTTTGCAAAGCTCTTTTCGTCAGGGCGTGAGACACACCTTGCCGTCATCACGAAGACGACCTCATATGCGCCCAGTTCGACGGCTTTCTGAACTATTGTCTCGGCCTTGTCGCCCTTTGGCATCGCCTGAAAGAGCGTCAGCTTAGTCTCCGGCTCGCTCTCAGTCTTGCGTGAGGACACCACATCGCAGCAGACCTCGCTGTCGGTAAAGGCGCTGATGCTGCATTCGTAGTCCGTTCCCTCGCAGCATAAAGTCAGCACATCGCCTACCTTCATGCGCAGGCTGCGGCCTATGTGGCGTGCGTTCTCGCCGGTGAGTATCACCTTATCGCTGTTCACATTATCAACAAAAAATCTCGGCATGATGTTCATTCTCCCAATCGTTCACATTTTACGCAAAATTAAAACGTTTTTTCCTTACACTGTTTTATAATATTTTACCTTGCGGACAAATTTTTTTCACTCTATTTTCACCTGGATATTGTACTATATATACAAGCCAAATTTGTTTTTCATATTTTGGTATGGAGACCTTTTCAATTCAGTCTCCATATTTCGGCAGTTTACTGCCGACTTCTCCCCTATAATTTTTTCTTTTGGTTTCCGCAGCCTTAGCTCGCTGCGGAAATTTTTTTGCCCCTGCACCGGGTAGATCGAAGGGCGGCGAACCGAAGGGTCGAGGGGCGCATGAGCTCGCTTTTTCAGGTAACAGGTTACAGGTAACAGGTAACAGGTGTGGTGTGCGCCAAAGGCGCACGGTATGGCCATTCGGCCGGAAACGCTTCGCTTAGTGAATAGTGAATAGTGAAGAATTAATAGTGAATAGTTATGGTGTGCGCCAAAGGCGCACAGCCGAAGGGTCGAGGGGCGACCGGAAAGCCCCTCGGTGTACCCTCGGAGAGCGAGAGAGCCGCCTTGAAGGTGATTTGTCCGACTGAATAGCTAAAGGGGTAGTCTCTCGTTTTGTTCACGCTACAGGTAGGGGGGCTTTCCGGTCGCCCCCCTGCTCCGGCTGCGCCTGCGCCACCCCCTTCGGGGATATCCCGACACTTACGACAAGGAAGAAGACGAAGACAACGACGACGAAGACAGCCCACTTCGGAAGTATATCCTACAGCTTAGCTGAAATCGTCCGACCGACACGCCCGAATGGGCATACGTCGGCGCCAGCCGACACCTCAACTATTTGAACCTGTCAAGTTTTCTGCACACATAAAGTTAATAAAACTATTGATATCAGCCAATAGAAAGCTTTTCATTTCTGAGCTCATATGGCGTTTTTAAGCCGTTTGAGCTGTGATAACGATGTGTGTTGTAAAAGCCAAAGACGTATTCAAATATTTTTAGCTCGGCTTCCTTCCTCGTTTTGAACCTACAGCCATGTACACAGGCATTTTTGACCGTTGCCCAGAAGCTTTCCATAGGTGCATTGTCATATGGCACACCGCTTCGAGACATACTTTGGATCATCTTGTACTTTTGAAGCTTGTTTTTGTATGCATTGGAAGCATATTGCACGCCTCGGTCAGAATGGAACAGCAGTCCTTCGCCCGGCTTGTATTTTTTGAATGCCTGATCAAGCGAATCGATCATCAGTTCCTGCGTGTGTTTGCTGCTAAAGCTTAATCCGACACAATCACGTGCACATAGGTCTATTATCCCTGCTGCGTACAGCCAGCCTTCGTCTGTCCATATGTAAGTGCTGTCTCCGCACCACTTTCGGTTTGGCTTATCAGCATTAAAATTGCGGTCAAGAAGATTTTCTGCAACTTGATACTTGTGCCTGCTGTTGGTCGTTGCCCTATATTTTTTGCATTTTTTCGGGTACATATTTCCTTGACGCATCAGCCTTCCGACTTTCCCCTCACTCATCGGGTATCCGGCTTCTTCAAGTGCTTTTTTCATACGCACTCTGCCATACTCCTCATAGCTTTCAGCGAAGATCGTCTGCATTTTCTCTACAAGCTCCAGATCTTCTTTTTCTTTGTTGCTGTGAGGGTTTTCCTTTCGGTCATAATATGATCTTGTACTTATCCCGAGAGTCTGACATACCAGATTGATCGGATATTTATCCAATCCTCTCGCCCGCAAGTCATCTATCTTTTCTTTGACTCTTGCTCTGCCTGATATGCCGCAACTTTTTTTAAGATCTCTACCTGCATCCTGAGCTTTTCGTTTTCTTTCTTCAATCGCCTAAGTTCTGCATCCTGCGGACGCTGTTTCCCACAGCCTACAAATGCATCCTCGCCGTACTTTCTGTACTCTCTGCGCCATGTGTAGATCGTTTGCTCCGGTATTGCGAATTTTTCGGATAACACTTTCACAGATATGTTATCTTTGAAGTGCAGTTCCATGATCTTAAATTTGAATTCCCGACTGTTTTCTCCATGTGTGCTCATTTGAAGCCAACTCCTTTTTTATATTATATCATTATTAACTTCAAATGTGTAGTTTTATTATACAGGTTCAATTCACTATTCACTCTTCACTATTCATTATTCACTGAGCGCAGCGTTACCGCCCGAATGGGCATCTGCGGCGTAAGCCGCACCTCAACTGTTACCTGTTAACTGTTACCTGTTAACTGAGATAACTCCCCTCTTGCAGACCTCTGCGCACTTGCCGCAGCCGGTGCAGAGCGAGTAGTCAAGCACTGCATGACCGTTCTCCACCCTGACAGCACCCTCAGGACAGACCCTCTCGCACTGACGACAGCCGATGCAGCCGTTTTGGCAGGCAGCGACGGTGTCCTTGGCGGAGTTTGACGACATACACAGATAATCCACCCCGGCGGATATCTTTCTTAAGGCGATAAGACCGTTCGGGCATTCACGCACGCACAGACCGCAGCCGATGCATAAGCAATCATCAATAACAGCAATGCCGTTCCTGATGCTGATAGCCCCCTTGGGGCAGACCTTTACGCAGTCACCCAGGCCTAAACAGCCTGAGGTGCATTTTTTATAGCCGCTGTAGTATATTTCCGCAGCAGCGCAGCTTTTAACGCCCTCGAAGTCGTATTTTACGCCCGCTGCCTCGCAGTCGCCCTTGCAGCGCACCACGGCACGTTCAGGCTCGCTGGCTGATGCCTCGATGCCCATTATCTCAGATATCGCCGCAAGCGCCTGAGCACCGCCAGTCCTGCAAAGGTCAGGCGCAGCGCCGTCCTTCACTATCGCCTCGGCATAGCCCTCGCAGCCCGAAAAGCCGCAGGCTCCGCAGTTGATATTCGGCAGCGACGAGGCTATCTTTTCGACACGCTCGTCGGTCTTTACATAGAATATCTTCGATGCCGCCGCCAGCAGCAGCCCTGCCGCCAGCCCCAGCACAGCGAAGAATATTATCGGATAGAGTATATTCATCAGATAAGCTCCCTTTTTAAATGCATAATGCATAATGCATAATGCATAATTGTGGTGTGCGCCGCAGGCGCACGGTATGCCCATTCGGGCAGAGCCGCCGAAGGCGGCGAACCGAAGGGTCGAGGGGCGACCGGAAAGCCCCTCGTGTACCCCCTGAGAACGAGAGAGTCGCCTTGAAGGTCAGCTCCCCAACTAAATAGCTTCAAGGGTAGTCTCTCACTATCCTTACGCTACGGGTAGGGGGGCTTTCCGGTCGCCCCCCTGCTACGGCTGCGCCTACGCCACCCCCTTCGGACTTGCCTTTCCTCAGTCACATATCGCCCGAATGGGCATACGTCGGCGCCAGCCGACACCTCAACTATTCACTCTTCACTATTCACTATTCACTATTCATTGAGCGCAGCGTTACTCCTGTTACCTGTTTTATACTATTCCCACAAACCCCATAAAGCTCAGCGAGACTATCGCTGCGGCGACTAAAGTTGCGGGAACGCCTTTGAATGTCTCGGGAATGTCTGAGCTTTCAAGACGTATGCGCACGCCGGCAAACAATACCAGCGCAAGCGTGAAGCCAAGCCCTGTGCCGAAGGAGTTTACAAGACTCTCCCCGAGAGTGTATTTTCTGTCAACATTTGTGATGGCAGCACCGAGTACGGCGCAGTTGGTGGTTATGAGCGGCAGATATACGCCAAGTGCTTTGTACAGCGGCGGCAGATAGCGCTTTATCGCCATTTCGGCAAGCTGGACAAACAGCGCTATGACAAGAATGAACGCTACTGTCTTCAAATACTGCGCATCAATTTTTCCAAGAAGAATGTATACAGGGTATGTCACGAGTGTTGCGAAAAACATGACAAACATTACCGCAAGCCCCATGCCGACCGAGCTTTTTAACTGCTTTGAGGTGCCTAAGAATGCACATATGCCCATGAACTGCGACAGCACCACGTTGTTTATAAGTGCAGCCCCTATGAGTATCATTATAAGCTCTTTCATGCGCTCACCTCACCTTTCTCAGCACAGGCCGACCTGCTGCCGCATTTGGCACACGCCTGTGCAGAAGGGCAGCCCTCGCAGCTTATCTCAGCAGGCGGTCTTCTGCCGGCTATCTTGTTTATCACGGCGATTATCACGCCAAGTGTCAGAAAGCCCCCGGCAGGCATTATGAATATCAGCACAGGCTCTCCTGCGAGTGCTCCGAGCTTGATGCCCCAGAAGCAGCCCGAGCCTAATACCTCACGCACGCTGCCCATCAGAAACAGCGCCAGCGTGAAGCCAAGCCCCATGCCGAGCCCGTCAAGAGCCGAGCGCAGGACGTTGTTCTTGCTTGCAAACACCTCGGCACGCCCGAGGATTATGCAGTTTACCGTTATGAGTGAAAGGAATATGCCGAGAGCGTCGTAAAGCTCGGGCAGACAGCCTTTCATAAGAAACTCTATAAGCGTCACAAAGCCTGCGATTATGACTATGAATGCAGGCAGGCGCACCGAGTCGGGTATCACTTTCTTTAAAAGCGATATCACTATATTCGAGCAGACAAGCACAAAGGTCGTCGCAAGCCCCATGCCTATGCCGTTTTTGGCAAGGGTGGTGACGGCAAGCGTCGGACACATACCGAGCATCGTCACAAACACGGGGTTTTCCTTTATGATGCCCTTTAAAAGCTCCTGCGAAAGCGGTCTTTTCTCGCTCACCTGAAGATCTCCCCCTTGTGTTTATGATAGATGTCAAGGGCAAGTGCTATGCCCCTTTTGAGCCCCTTTGACGAGTAGGTCGCAGAGGTCACGTTGTCGATCTGCTCGGCCTCGTTGCCGTTTTTGAGGTTCTTGTATTTTGCAAGGTATTCTTTTTCCGAGACCTTTGAGCCAAGGCCGGGGGTGTCGGTGTTTGATACAAAGCCCACACCCATGACTATGCCGTTTTTCTCTATGCCGACCACAAAGTGAAGGCCGCCTGTCGAATAGCCGTCCTCAGTCAGCTCGATAAAGCAGATATCACGCTTTTTATCAATGATGACAGAGCTCACCTCGTCGTACCCGAAGGTCACAGGCTCGCCGTCATCGAGCAGCATCTCGTA from Ruminococcus sp. NK3A76 includes these protein-coding regions:
- a CDS encoding RsmE family RNA methyltransferase, which translates into the protein MPRFFVDNVNSDKVILTGENARHIGRSLRMKVGDVLTLCCEGTDYECSISAFTDSEVCCDVVSSRKTESEPETKLTLFQAMPKGDKAETIVQKAVELGAYEVVFVMTARCVSRPDEKSFAKRLERLNKVSLEAAKQCGRGIIPRVSGIISLSELTGRLSSFDKALMCYEKGGASLSDAGISRGQRIALFIGSEGGFEQAEADAFVSAGGELTGLGARILRCETAPVAAASIIMHLAGEM
- a CDS encoding IS3 family transposase gives rise to the protein MRARGLDKYPINLVCQTLGISTRSYYDRKENPHSNKEKEDLELVEKMQTIFAESYEEYGRVRMKKALEEAGYPMSEGKVGRLMRQGNMYPKKCKKYRATTNSRHKYQVAENLLDRNFNADKPNRKWCGDSTYIWTDEGWLYAAGIIDLCARDCVGLSFSSKHTQELMIDSLDQAFKKYKPGEGLLFHSDRGVQYASNAYKNKLQKYKMIQSMSRSGVPYDNAPMESFWATVKNACVHGCRFKTRKEAELKIFEYVFGFYNTHRYHSSNGLKTPYELRNEKLSIG
- a CDS encoding helix-turn-helix domain-containing protein, with the translated sequence MSTHGENSREFKFKIMELHFKDNISVKVLSEKFAIPEQTIYTWRREYRKYGEDAFVGCGKQRPQDAELRRLKKENEKLRMQVEILKKVAAYQAEQESKKR
- a CDS encoding RnfABCDGE type electron transport complex subunit B, which produces MNILYPIIFFAVLGLAAGLLLAAASKIFYVKTDERVEKIASSLPNINCGACGFSGCEGYAEAIVKDGAAPDLCRTGGAQALAAISEIMGIEASASEPERAVVRCKGDCEAAGVKYDFEGVKSCAAAEIYYSGYKKCTSGCLGLGDCVKVCPKGAISIRNGIAVIDDCLCIGCGLCVRECPNGLIALRKISAGVDYLCMSSNSAKDTVAACQNGCIGCRQCERVCPEGAVRVENGHAVLDYSLCTGCGKCAEVCKRGVISVNR
- a CDS encoding RnfABCDGE type electron transport complex subunit A codes for the protein MKELIMILIGAALINNVVLSQFMGICAFLGTSKQLKSSVGMGLAVMFVMFFATLVTYPVYILLGKIDAQYLKTVAFILVIALFVQLAEMAIKRYLPPLYKALGVYLPLITTNCAVLGAAITNVDRKYTLGESLVNSFGTGLGFTLALVLFAGVRIRLESSDIPETFKGVPATLVAAAIVSLSFMGFVGIV
- a CDS encoding electron transport complex subunit E — protein: MSEKRPLSQELLKGIIKENPVFVTMLGMCPTLAVTTLAKNGIGMGLATTFVLVCSNIVISLLKKVIPDSVRLPAFIVIIAGFVTLIEFLMKGCLPELYDALGIFLSLITVNCIILGRAEVFASKNNVLRSALDGLGMGLGFTLALFLMGSVREVLGSGCFWGIKLGALAGEPVLIFIMPAGGFLTLGVIIAVINKIAGRRPPAEISCEGCPSAQACAKCGSRSACAEKGEVSA
- a CDS encoding FMN-binding protein; translation: MLKRYILPPLVLTLICAAVSGLLALAYDATYVDETGVLTAKLITACDDAAGNGEYEMLLDDGEPVTFGYDEVSSVIIDKKRDICFIELTEDGYSTGGLHFVVGIEKNGIVMGVGFVSNTDTPGLGSKVSEKEYLAKYKNLKNGNEAEQIDNVTSATYSSKGLKRGIALALDIYHKHKGEIFR